From Motilibacter peucedani, the proteins below share one genomic window:
- a CDS encoding alanine racemase encodes MALTLDVDADAWRAHLARVLERNPGLVPVIKGNGYGFGLTRLAAEASRLGVDTIAVGVRREVDVVRPYFSGDIHVLEPWHPRLAGDQVGESDPKIVRTLAHPEAVAIFSGTNYRAVVELRTSMRRHGLLQAPHAGRLRSLGWSLHLPLVGDPVEESREILKAHGITEGTVWLSHVQGDKLKALQKSVRSVKLRPRIGTALWLGDRKTFRARATVLDVHDVSRGDRVGYRQNHMLRNGYLIVVSGGTSHGIGLEAPKSVAGAIPRGKVFAAGALAAGGLSLSPFTIDGKHRWFAEPPHMQVSLVVLHEDETPPAIGDEVPVDVRMTTATFDRVTGF; translated from the coding sequence ATGGCGCTCACTCTCGACGTCGACGCGGACGCTTGGCGGGCGCACCTCGCGCGCGTACTCGAGCGCAACCCCGGCCTCGTCCCCGTCATCAAGGGCAACGGCTACGGCTTCGGCCTCACCCGGCTGGCGGCGGAGGCGTCGCGGCTCGGTGTCGACACGATCGCCGTCGGCGTGCGGCGCGAGGTCGACGTCGTGCGGCCCTACTTCTCGGGCGACATCCACGTGCTCGAGCCCTGGCACCCCCGCCTGGCGGGCGACCAGGTCGGCGAGTCCGACCCCAAGATCGTGCGCACGCTCGCGCACCCCGAGGCGGTCGCCATCTTCAGCGGCACCAACTACCGCGCCGTCGTCGAGCTGCGCACCTCGATGCGGCGCCACGGTCTGCTGCAGGCGCCGCACGCCGGCCGCCTGCGCTCCCTGGGCTGGTCGCTGCACCTGCCCCTGGTCGGCGACCCGGTGGAGGAGTCCCGCGAGATCCTCAAGGCCCACGGCATCACCGAGGGCACGGTGTGGCTGAGCCACGTGCAGGGCGACAAGCTCAAGGCCCTGCAGAAGTCGGTGCGCTCGGTGAAGCTGCGCCCGCGCATCGGCACGGCGCTGTGGCTCGGTGACCGCAAGACGTTCCGTGCGCGGGCGACCGTGCTCGACGTGCACGACGTCTCCCGCGGCGACCGGGTGGGCTACCGCCAGAACCACATGCTGCGCAACGGCTACCTCATCGTGGTCTCGGGCGGCACCAGCCACGGCATCGGGCTCGAGGCCCCGAAGTCCGTGGCCGGTGCCATCCCGCGCGGCAAGGTGTTCGCGGCCGGTGCGCTGGCGGCAGGTGGTCTGAGCCTGTCGCCCTTCACCATCGACGGCAAGCACCGCTGGTTCGCCGAGCCGCCGCACATGCAGGTCTCGCTGGTCGTGCTTCACGAGGACGAGACGCCGCCGGCGATCGGCGACGAGGTGCCGGTCGACGTGCGCATGACCACCGCCACCTTCGACCGGGTGACCGGCTTCTAG
- the rplI gene encoding 50S ribosomal protein L9, which produces MKLILTQEVANLGAPGDVVEVKDGYGRNYLIPQGFGLRWTRGAEKQIDTIRRARAARAVKELEQAKSLKTSIEGLKVKLAARAGGTGRLFGAVTPSDVVEAIGANGGPVVDKRAVHIVEPIRTLGRHEVRVRLNGDVEAKLNVDVVSG; this is translated from the coding sequence ATGAAGCTCATCCTCACCCAAGAGGTCGCCAACCTGGGCGCCCCCGGCGACGTGGTCGAGGTCAAGGACGGCTACGGCCGCAACTACCTCATCCCGCAGGGCTTCGGCCTGCGCTGGACCCGCGGTGCCGAGAAGCAGATCGACACGATCCGCCGTGCCCGCGCCGCCCGCGCGGTCAAGGAGCTCGAGCAGGCCAAGTCGCTCAAGACGAGCATCGAGGGCCTGAAGGTCAAGCTGGCGGCCCGCGCCGGCGGCACCGGCCGGCTGTTCGGCGCCGTGACGCCCTCCGACGTCGTCGAGGCCATCGGGGCCAACGGCGGCCCGGTGGTCGACAAGCGCGCTGTCCACATCGTCGAGCCGATCCGCACCCTCGGCCGCCACGAGGTGCGCGTGCGCCTCAACGGCGACGTCGAGGCCAAGCTCAACGTGGACGTGGTCTCCGGCTGA
- the rpsF gene encoding 30S ribosomal protein S6: protein MRRYELMVILDPDLEERTIAPSLDQFLNVIRQGGGSVEKVDIWGRRRLAYEIQKKAEGVYAVVDLTATPDVVKELDRQLNLNEAVLRTKVLRPTR, encoded by the coding sequence ATGCGTCGTTATGAGCTCATGGTCATCCTCGACCCCGATCTCGAAGAGCGCACCATCGCGCCCTCGCTCGACCAGTTCCTCAACGTCATCCGCCAGGGCGGTGGCAGCGTGGAGAAGGTCGACATCTGGGGTCGTCGCCGCCTGGCCTACGAGATCCAGAAGAAGGCCGAGGGCGTCTACGCCGTCGTCGACCTGACCGCCACGCCTGACGTGGTCAAGGAGCTCGACCGCCAGCTCAACCTCAACGAGGCCGTGCTCCGCACCAAGGTGCTGCGCCCGACCCGCTGA
- a CDS encoding lipid II:glycine glycyltransferase FemX, whose product MIIRIWVGSHVVLVRPVRREEHLEFVAAQPSASFLQLPSWAQVKAEWGSESLGWFTPGGELVGVGLVLYRRLPRLRRYLAYLPEGPVLDWDAVAADPAGWLDPMVAHLRSKGAFGVRMGPPVVTRRWGADELKAAIASGGAARLAHVPPTATEERGTRVEEALRQRGWRPPAEAGGFTAGQPRYVFQLPLAGRSEEDVLRGFNQQWRRNIKKADKAGVVVEHGGSEDLPAFHALYVETARRDGFTPRPLAYFQRMWRAMTDEDPSRITLLLARHEGTLLAATTLVRVGGHAWYSYGASSTEGRDVRPSNAVQWAMIRESLAAGCSVYDLRGITDTILETDPHFGLIQFKLGTGGEAVEYVGEWDLPLNRLLYKGFDLYMSRRG is encoded by the coding sequence ATGATCATCAGGATCTGGGTAGGCTCCCACGTCGTGCTGGTCCGACCCGTCCGCCGAGAAGAGCACCTGGAGTTCGTGGCGGCGCAGCCGAGCGCCAGCTTCCTCCAGCTCCCCTCGTGGGCGCAGGTCAAGGCCGAGTGGGGCTCCGAGTCGCTGGGCTGGTTCACGCCGGGCGGCGAGCTGGTCGGGGTGGGGCTCGTGCTCTACCGCCGGCTCCCCCGCCTGCGGCGCTACCTCGCCTACCTGCCCGAGGGCCCGGTGCTCGACTGGGACGCCGTGGCCGCCGACCCCGCGGGGTGGCTCGACCCGATGGTCGCGCACCTCAGGAGCAAGGGTGCCTTCGGCGTACGCATGGGTCCCCCCGTCGTCACCCGGCGGTGGGGCGCCGACGAGCTGAAGGCGGCCATCGCCTCCGGCGGCGCGGCGCGGCTGGCCCACGTGCCGCCTACTGCGACCGAGGAGCGCGGGACCCGGGTGGAGGAGGCGCTGCGCCAGCGGGGCTGGCGGCCGCCCGCCGAGGCCGGCGGCTTCACCGCCGGGCAGCCGCGCTACGTCTTCCAGCTGCCGCTCGCCGGCCGCAGCGAGGAGGACGTGCTGCGCGGCTTCAACCAGCAGTGGCGGCGCAACATCAAGAAGGCCGACAAGGCCGGTGTCGTCGTCGAGCACGGCGGCTCCGAGGACCTGCCGGCCTTCCACGCGCTCTACGTCGAGACGGCTCGTCGCGACGGCTTCACCCCGCGGCCGCTGGCCTACTTCCAGCGCATGTGGCGGGCCATGACCGACGAGGACCCCTCGCGCATCACGCTCCTGCTCGCCCGCCACGAGGGCACGCTGCTCGCGGCCACCACGCTCGTACGCGTCGGTGGCCACGCGTGGTACTCCTACGGCGCGTCGTCCACAGAGGGCCGCGACGTGCGCCCGTCCAACGCCGTGCAGTGGGCGATGATCCGCGAGTCGCTCGCCGCCGGGTGCAGCGTCTACGACCTGCGCGGCATCACCGACACGATCCTCGAGACCGACCCCCACTTCGGTCTCATCCAGTTCAAGCTCGGCACGGGCGGTGAGGCGGTCGAGTACGTCGGCGAGTGGGACCTGCCGCTGAACCGCCTGCTCTACAAGGGATTCGACCTCTACATGTCTCGGAGAGGCTGA
- the soxR gene encoding redox-sensitive transcriptional activator SoxR — MASGSLTIGEVAARAGMATSALRYYEKEGLIASGRTAGGQRRYERSVLRRLAFVRAAQNVGLKLDEVRDALSTLPLARTPTPADWERLSSSWRARLDEQIEGLVALREGLTSCIGCGCLSMRTCALSNPGDRAGERGPGARYLPPAVRRPVSRPSDRS, encoded by the coding sequence GTGGCGAGCGGCAGTCTGACGATCGGCGAGGTGGCGGCGCGGGCCGGCATGGCGACCTCGGCGCTGCGCTACTACGAGAAGGAGGGGCTGATCGCCAGCGGGCGCACGGCCGGCGGCCAGCGCCGCTACGAGCGCTCGGTGCTGCGCCGGCTCGCGTTCGTGCGCGCCGCCCAGAACGTCGGGCTCAAGCTCGACGAGGTGCGCGACGCGCTCTCCACGCTGCCGCTCGCCCGCACCCCCACCCCCGCCGACTGGGAGCGGCTCTCCAGCTCGTGGCGCGCCCGGCTCGACGAGCAGATCGAGGGCCTGGTGGCGCTGCGCGAGGGGCTCACCAGCTGCATCGGCTGCGGCTGCCTCTCGATGCGCACCTGCGCGCTGTCCAACCCCGGGGACCGTGCGGGCGAGCGGGGCCCCGGCGCGAGGTACCTGCCGCCCGCGGTGCGCCGCCCGGTCAGCCGGCCCAGCGACCGGTCGTGA
- a CDS encoding deoxyribonuclease IV, whose protein sequence is MSQSSLRVGAHVDQADPVAEAVERKADLVQFFLGDPQGWKAPEVRFAGGAAALRAAAESAGVDLYVHAPYVLNVATSNNRIRIPSRKLLAQHVQAAAEIGARGIVVHGGHVLKDDDPELGFENWVKTFERMELPIPVLIENTAGGEQAMARRLERIARLWERIADRVESDRIGFCLDTCHAYAGGEELAGLVERVKAVTGRIDLVHANDSRDAFDSGADRHANLGSGSIGGEAVAAVVAAAGAPVVVETPGGVEGQAADIAYLREAAGG, encoded by the coding sequence ATGAGCCAGAGCAGCCTGCGGGTGGGTGCCCACGTCGACCAGGCCGACCCCGTCGCCGAGGCGGTCGAGCGCAAGGCCGACCTGGTGCAGTTCTTCCTCGGCGACCCCCAGGGGTGGAAGGCGCCGGAGGTCCGCTTCGCCGGCGGTGCGGCGGCGCTGCGGGCGGCCGCCGAGTCGGCGGGCGTCGACCTCTACGTCCACGCGCCCTACGTGCTCAACGTCGCGACCAGCAACAACCGCATCCGCATCCCGAGCCGCAAGCTGCTCGCCCAGCACGTGCAGGCGGCGGCCGAGATCGGCGCCAGGGGGATCGTGGTCCACGGCGGGCACGTGCTCAAGGACGACGACCCCGAGCTCGGCTTCGAGAACTGGGTCAAGACGTTCGAGCGCATGGAGCTGCCGATCCCGGTGCTCATCGAGAACACCGCGGGCGGCGAGCAGGCGATGGCCCGTCGCCTCGAGCGCATCGCCCGGCTGTGGGAGCGCATCGCCGACCGGGTCGAGAGCGACCGCATCGGGTTCTGCCTCGACACCTGCCACGCCTACGCCGGCGGCGAGGAGCTCGCCGGCCTGGTCGAGCGGGTCAAGGCGGTGACCGGCCGCATCGACCTGGTCCACGCCAACGACAGCCGCGACGCCTTCGACTCGGGCGCCGACCGGCACGCCAACCTCGGGTCCGGCTCCATCGGCGGCGAGGCGGTGGCCGCGGTGGTGGCCGCGGCCGGCGCTCCCGTGGTCGTCGAGACCCCCGGCGGCGTCGAGGGGCAGGCCGCCGACATCGCCTACCTGCGCGAGGCCGCCGGCGGCTGA
- a CDS encoding single-stranded DNA-binding protein: MAGDTVVTIVGNLTSDPELRFTPSGAAVANFTVASTPRQFDRNSNEWKDQETLFMRCSVWRQAAENVAESLTRGTRVIVSGRLKSRSYDTKEGEKRTVVELEVDEIGPSLRSATAKVNRTTRQGGEGGGFSGGGGGGGFSGGGGGGGYNGGGGFNAGSSAPADDPWASSGPAAGSGGGGWGGSSGGGGGASYDEPPF, encoded by the coding sequence ATGGCAGGCGACACCGTCGTCACGATCGTCGGCAACCTCACCAGCGACCCCGAGCTCCGGTTCACCCCGTCGGGGGCAGCTGTCGCGAACTTCACCGTGGCGTCCACCCCTCGCCAGTTCGACCGCAACAGCAACGAGTGGAAGGACCAGGAGACGCTGTTCATGCGGTGCTCCGTGTGGCGCCAGGCGGCTGAGAACGTCGCCGAGTCGCTCACCCGCGGCACCCGCGTGATCGTCTCCGGCCGGCTCAAGTCGCGGTCCTACGACACGAAGGAGGGCGAGAAGCGCACCGTCGTCGAGCTCGAGGTCGACGAGATCGGCCCGAGCCTGCGCTCGGCCACCGCCAAGGTCAACCGCACGACCCGCCAGGGCGGCGAGGGCGGCGGCTTCTCCGGCGGTGGCGGCGGCGGGGGCTTCTCCGGTGGCGGCGGTGGCGGCGGCTACAACGGCGGGGGCGGCTTCAACGCCGGCAGCTCCGCTCCGGCCGACGACCCGTGGGCCAGCTCCGGTCCTGCTGCCGGCTCCGGCGGCGGCGGCTGGGGAGGCTCCTCCGGCGGCGGTGGCGGCGCCAGCTACGACGAGCCGCCGTTCTAG
- a CDS encoding SDR family NAD(P)-dependent oxidoreductase encodes MTPHAQAPVRPVALVTGASRGLGRALARELAAQGWALVLDARDPVRLHRVAVELGALTDVSALAGDVADPAHREALGRAVDAHRRLDALVNNASVLGPSPLVPLRELDLTELQRTWTVNALAPLALVQRVLPALERTGGAVVDVSSDAAVEAYAGWGCYGSAKAALDALTAVLAVEQPELTVYAFDPGDMATDLHQQAFPGEDVYDRPAPESVVPALLELVCGRLPSGRYRAADLAPVEAEAVTA; translated from the coding sequence ATGACTCCTCATGCGCAAGCCCCTGTCCGGCCGGTCGCCCTGGTGACCGGCGCCTCCCGCGGCCTCGGCCGTGCCCTCGCCCGCGAGCTCGCAGCACAGGGCTGGGCCCTCGTGCTCGACGCCCGCGACCCCGTCCGCCTCCACCGGGTGGCCGTCGAGCTGGGGGCGCTCACCGACGTGAGCGCCCTGGCCGGGGACGTGGCCGACCCTGCGCACCGCGAGGCGCTCGGCCGTGCCGTGGACGCGCACCGCCGCCTCGACGCGCTGGTCAACAACGCCAGCGTCCTCGGCCCGAGCCCTCTGGTGCCCCTGCGCGAGCTCGACCTCACCGAGCTGCAGCGCACCTGGACCGTCAACGCCCTCGCGCCGCTCGCCCTCGTGCAGCGCGTCCTGCCGGCGCTCGAGCGCACCGGCGGCGCCGTCGTCGACGTCAGCTCCGACGCGGCGGTCGAGGCCTACGCCGGCTGGGGCTGCTACGGCTCGGCCAAGGCCGCGCTCGACGCGCTGACCGCGGTGCTGGCGGTCGAGCAGCCGGAGCTGACCGTCTACGCCTTCGACCCCGGCGACATGGCGACCGACCTGCACCAGCAGGCGTTCCCTGGGGAGGACGTCTACGATCGCCCCGCGCCCGAGTCGGTGGTGCCGGCCCTGCTCGAGCTCGTCTGCGGGCGGCTGCCGAGCGGGCGCTACCGGGCGGCGGACCTCGCCCCGGTCGAGGCAGAGGCGGTGACCGCGTGA
- a CDS encoding S-adenosylmethionine:tRNA ribosyltransferase-isomerase: protein MTAAAPTRTRFVLPPGRLATEPPEWRGRGRDDVRLLVASRYAVVHEHFPSLREYLREGDVLVVNNSVTLPSAVAARDGSGRRFPLHVSTALDDGRWVVEARRPDQSGPDFSLSPGTRLALPGGVELVVDEPFPDAGARPSRLWSAVVSPTVDRARYLERFGSPIVYDYVTGHPPTSYYQNVWASEPGSAEMPSAGRPFTAELLVRLVSRGITVVPITLHCGVSSPELHEPPAPEPFRVSESAAAAVNSARARGGRVVAVGTTVVRALESVASPDGTVHEGAGWTDLVLSAERPARVVDGLVTGLHEPEASHLDLLDAVAGPELVDKAYEALVQGDYLWHEFGDSTLLLP, encoded by the coding sequence GTGACGGCGGCGGCACCGACGCGTACGCGGTTCGTCCTCCCGCCCGGGCGGCTGGCGACCGAGCCGCCGGAGTGGCGTGGGCGCGGACGCGACGACGTCCGCCTGCTCGTCGCATCGAGGTACGCAGTGGTCCATGAGCACTTCCCCTCGTTGCGTGAGTACCTCCGTGAGGGCGACGTGCTGGTCGTCAACAACTCTGTGACGCTGCCCTCGGCGGTGGCCGCACGCGACGGGAGCGGTCGGCGCTTCCCGCTGCACGTGTCGACCGCTCTGGACGACGGGAGGTGGGTGGTCGAGGCACGGCGACCCGACCAGTCGGGGCCTGACTTCTCGCTTTCCCCGGGGACGAGGCTGGCGCTGCCCGGCGGCGTGGAGCTGGTGGTCGACGAGCCGTTCCCCGACGCCGGTGCACGGCCGAGCCGCCTTTGGTCTGCTGTGGTCTCACCCACCGTCGACCGGGCGCGCTACCTCGAGCGGTTCGGGTCGCCGATCGTCTACGACTACGTCACCGGCCACCCGCCGACCTCCTACTACCAGAACGTGTGGGCGAGCGAGCCCGGCAGTGCTGAGATGCCCAGCGCTGGTCGGCCGTTCACCGCCGAGCTGCTCGTGCGACTGGTCTCTCGTGGCATCACCGTCGTGCCAATTACCCTGCACTGCGGCGTCTCGAGCCCTGAGCTGCACGAACCGCCGGCGCCCGAGCCGTTCCGCGTCAGCGAGTCGGCCGCGGCAGCGGTGAACAGCGCGCGTGCGCGCGGCGGACGGGTGGTGGCGGTCGGCACCACAGTCGTACGCGCCCTCGAGTCCGTCGCGTCACCCGACGGCACGGTGCACGAGGGCGCCGGGTGGACCGACCTCGTGCTCAGCGCCGAGAGACCTGCGCGCGTCGTCGACGGGCTCGTCACAGGGCTGCACGAACCGGAGGCCAGCCACCTCGACCTGCTCGACGCGGTGGCCGGGCCGGAGCTGGTCGACAAGGCCTACGAGGCGCTCGTGCAGGGCGACTACCTCTGGCACGAGTTCGGAGACTCGACCCTGCTGCTGCCCTAG
- the rpsR gene encoding 30S ribosomal protein S18, translating to MAKPPVRKPKKKVNPLQAAKIETIDYKDTALLRKFVSDRGKIRARRVTGVSVQQQRELAKAIKNAREMALLPYTSTAR from the coding sequence ATGGCCAAGCCTCCTGTGCGCAAGCCCAAGAAGAAGGTCAACCCGCTGCAAGCGGCGAAGATCGAGACGATCGACTACAAGGACACCGCTCTCCTGCGCAAGTTCGTGTCCGACCGCGGCAAGATCCGCGCCCGTCGCGTGACCGGCGTGTCCGTCCAGCAGCAGCGCGAGCTCGCCAAGGCGATCAAGAACGCCCGCGAGATGGCGCTGCTGCCCTACACGAGCACTGCTCGCTGA
- a CDS encoding zinc-dependent alcohol dehydrogenase encodes MRAVVYRGPYRLRVEEKDVPRIEHPNDAIVRVTRAAICGSDLHLYHGMMPDTRVGSTFGHEFIGVVDSVGSSVESLQPGDRVMVPFNIYCGSCFFCARGLYSNCHNVNPNATAVGGIYGYSHTTGGYDGGQAEYVRVPFADVGPSIIPEWLDDDDAVLMTDALSTGYFGAQLGDIEQGDVVVVFGAGPVGLFAAKSAWLMGAGRVIVIDHLDYRLEMARTFGHAETYNFSHYKDIVVEMKKATGHLGADVAIDAVGAEADGNLLMHVTTTKLKLQGGSPIALNWAIDSVRKGGTVSVMRAYGPLFSAVKFGDAFNKGLTLRMNQAPVKRQWPRLLEHIRNGYLKPSDIVTHRIPLEHIDEGYHLFSAKLDGCIKPIIVPNAA; translated from the coding sequence GTGCGAGCGGTGGTCTACCGCGGGCCGTACCGGCTGCGCGTGGAGGAGAAGGACGTGCCGCGCATCGAGCACCCGAACGACGCGATCGTGCGGGTGACCCGGGCGGCGATCTGCGGGTCCGACCTGCACCTCTACCACGGGATGATGCCCGACACCCGGGTCGGCTCGACCTTCGGGCACGAGTTCATCGGCGTGGTCGACTCGGTGGGCTCGTCGGTCGAGAGCCTGCAGCCCGGCGACCGGGTGATGGTGCCGTTCAACATCTACTGCGGCTCGTGCTTCTTCTGCGCGCGCGGGCTCTACTCCAACTGCCACAACGTCAACCCGAACGCGACAGCGGTCGGCGGCATCTACGGCTACTCCCACACGACCGGCGGCTACGACGGCGGCCAGGCCGAGTACGTTCGCGTGCCCTTCGCCGACGTCGGCCCCTCGATCATCCCCGAGTGGCTCGACGACGACGACGCGGTGCTGATGACCGACGCGCTGTCGACCGGCTACTTCGGCGCGCAGCTCGGCGACATCGAGCAGGGCGACGTCGTCGTGGTCTTCGGCGCCGGCCCGGTCGGTCTGTTCGCCGCCAAGTCCGCCTGGCTCATGGGCGCCGGCCGCGTCATCGTCATCGACCACCTCGACTACCGGCTCGAGATGGCGCGCACCTTCGGCCACGCCGAGACCTACAACTTCAGCCACTACAAGGACATCGTCGTGGAGATGAAGAAGGCGACCGGGCACCTGGGCGCCGACGTCGCGATCGACGCGGTGGGCGCCGAGGCCGACGGCAACCTGCTCATGCACGTCACCACGACCAAGCTCAAGCTGCAGGGCGGCTCGCCGATCGCGCTGAACTGGGCGATCGACTCGGTGCGCAAGGGCGGCACGGTCTCGGTGATGAGGGCCTACGGCCCGCTGTTCAGCGCGGTGAAGTTCGGCGACGCCTTCAACAAGGGCCTGACGCTGCGCATGAACCAGGCGCCGGTCAAGCGCCAGTGGCCCCGGCTGCTCGAGCACATCCGCAACGGCTACCTCAAGCCCAGCGACATCGTCACCCACCGCATCCCGCTCGAGCACATCGACGAGGGCTACCACCTCTTCTCGGCCAAGCTCGACGGCTGCATCAAGCCGATCATCGTCCCGAACGCGGCCTGA
- a CDS encoding GntP family permease: MLVAAAAAGSSSGTDTRLVVAALLGIALIIGLITALKLHPFVSLTLGALLAAGVSGFGLSKGADSFSKGFGTTTASVGILIALGAMLGRLLVDSGGADQIVDTLVGRAGPTLLPWAMALVGALVGLPMFFEIGLVLLMPVIALVAARSGQPLMRVAVPAIAGLSAMHGFVPPHPGPLVAIGLLKADLGLTLGLGILVAIPSLLLAGPLFGSVAARWVPVGAPPLYADGGSGASAGAGAEAEGGAESEGVGEAARRTRRPSFAVTLATVLLPVVLMLGKSLADVLQDSTPKAQPRQALDLVGSPMIALLIGVLVALFSFGTGVGLGKEALAGVLDRSLPPIAGILLIVAAGGGFKQVLVDSGIAKVISGWVEDSSLSTLFLAWLIAVFIRLATGSATVATTTTAGILVPVTSQLSNSHTSLLVLAIGAGSLFFSHVNDAGFWLTKEYLGLSVGQTIKTWSVLETILSVSGLAVVLALSVVV, translated from the coding sequence ATGCTGGTCGCCGCCGCTGCAGCCGGCTCGAGCTCGGGCACCGACACGCGGCTGGTCGTCGCGGCCCTGCTCGGCATCGCCCTGATCATCGGCCTCATCACCGCGCTCAAGCTGCACCCGTTCGTCAGCCTCACGCTGGGCGCCCTGCTGGCCGCCGGCGTCTCGGGCTTCGGGCTCAGCAAGGGCGCCGACAGCTTCTCCAAGGGCTTCGGCACGACGACCGCGAGCGTGGGCATCCTCATCGCCCTCGGCGCGATGCTCGGCCGGTTGCTGGTCGACTCGGGCGGCGCCGACCAGATCGTCGACACGCTCGTCGGGCGTGCCGGCCCTACGCTGCTCCCCTGGGCGATGGCGCTGGTGGGCGCGCTGGTCGGCCTGCCGATGTTCTTCGAGATCGGGCTGGTCCTGCTCATGCCGGTGATCGCGCTGGTGGCCGCCCGCTCGGGCCAGCCGCTGATGCGGGTCGCAGTGCCGGCCATCGCCGGGCTCTCGGCCATGCACGGCTTCGTGCCGCCGCACCCCGGGCCGCTGGTCGCCATCGGGCTGCTCAAGGCCGACCTCGGGCTCACGCTCGGGCTGGGCATCCTCGTCGCCATCCCCTCCCTGCTGCTCGCCGGGCCGCTGTTCGGCAGCGTCGCGGCGCGCTGGGTGCCGGTCGGCGCTCCGCCGCTCTACGCGGACGGCGGGTCGGGCGCCTCGGCCGGCGCGGGCGCCGAGGCGGAGGGCGGCGCGGAGTCCGAGGGCGTCGGGGAGGCGGCACGGCGTACGCGGCGGCCGAGCTTCGCCGTCACGCTCGCGACCGTGCTGCTGCCGGTCGTGCTCATGCTGGGCAAGTCCCTCGCCGACGTGCTGCAGGACTCGACCCCGAAGGCGCAGCCGCGCCAGGCGCTCGACCTGGTCGGCAGCCCGATGATCGCGCTGCTCATCGGCGTGCTGGTGGCGCTGTTCAGCTTCGGCACCGGGGTCGGGCTCGGCAAGGAGGCACTGGCCGGCGTGCTCGACCGCTCGCTGCCGCCGATCGCCGGCATCCTGCTCATCGTCGCGGCCGGCGGAGGGTTCAAGCAGGTGCTGGTCGACAGCGGTATCGCCAAGGTGATCTCGGGCTGGGTCGAGGACAGCTCGCTGTCGACGCTGTTCCTCGCCTGGCTCATCGCGGTGTTCATCCGCTTGGCGACGGGCTCGGCCACGGTCGCCACCACGACCACGGCCGGCATCCTCGTGCCGGTCACCTCGCAGCTCTCGAACTCGCACACCTCGCTGCTCGTGCTCGCCATCGGCGCGGGCTCGCTGTTCTTCTCCCACGTCAACGACGCGGGCTTCTGGCTGACGAAGGAGTACCTCGGGCTCTCGGTAGGCCAGACGATCAAGACCTGGTCGGTGCTCGAGACGATCCTGTCGGTGTCCGGGCTGGCCGTGGTGCTCGCGCTCTCGGTCGTGGTCTGA